The sequence GGTGATGAGAGGGATGTCAGCCCTTGTGCCTGGGGCGTCTGGAAATGGAGAGCAGCAGACAGCTCCCCAGCACGCACGCCCCACGTGCTACTTCTGCCTCTGGCTGCCCTCGGTGCCCGGTGCCCACCACTCGTGCTGTGCTTACCTGGTGCCCCGGAACCATAGCCAAGGGAgtagctgctgctcctgcttcatcagctgctgctggactgAGATCTGTGATGTCCTCCCTGAGAAGATCTGCAGTCACAGGAGAAGCCACTTCTTCTTGTGGCGCCGCTGCTGCAGTGAGAGGGGCTTCCGTGGCTTCCCCTACAGCACCTCCAGCCAAGGCAGAGGCCGAGGATGTACAGTCTacaggctctgctgtgggagGAGGCACGCTGGGTCCTGTGGCCGAGGGAGCAGTTGGTGCCTTGCTCGTGGCTCCCTGGCTCATGGCTACAGCATGGCGTAGGACTGCAGACACGATGATCCGGGCTGTTTCATGCAGATCTTCATCACAGGCACTGGAGGCGTGTTGGGCACGTCCCTGGCTCTCAaccatcactgcagtgctgtgctcgaTGGGAGTGGGACAGGCTGATGGCTTTGACTCTGGAACCCGGCATGTCAGGGGAGGCGCTCTGTTCCCCTCGTCTTCCAAAGCAGGGGCTGATGGAGGACTTGCCGGCCTGCTCTCCGCCGGTAATGTTTCAGTGAGAGGCGTGCTGTGCCTCTCTTCCCCTGGACCTTCTGCCAGGCGAGCAGCTGATGGCGCAGTGTCCGTGGGTTCCAGTGAGCCAAGAGAGGCGCTTGttgggggttctgctgcttctgctgcagcctccctgtccACGCTGCTAGCTGAGCTGCCCTCTTCCTGGGGAAAGGCCTGTGggtcctggaagaggctggggaacCTGGGGTTGATCCAGGAGTTGAAGATGACAATCTCTTCCCCACGTGTCTGGGGAGGCGCTCTGTAGCCCTTGTCTTCAAAAGCAGGGGCTGATGGACAACTTGCTGGCCTGCTCTCTGACGGTTGTGTTGCGGTGAGAGGCGTGCCGTGCCTCTCTGCCAGGCAAGCAGGCGATGTTTCAGTGTCCAATGAGCCAAGTGAGGCACTTGTTGGGggttctgcttcttgtgctgcagcctccctgtccgcgctcctggctgagctgccctcttcctggggaaaggcctgtgggtcctggaagaggctggggaacCTGGGGTTGATCCAGGAGTTGAAGATGAcaatctcttcctcttcatccgAACCCACAGGACCACTTTCCTTCCTGCCCCGGCCCTGGCTTTTCTCATCCTTGCCGCTCCCCTGCCTGGGTTTGATGTGTATCTGTCTCTGCTGCCCTTGCTTCTCAGCCCCGTCTGGGCTTGCTGGTGcaggggctctgccagcagccgcTTTTCCTGAACGTGCCTGGTGATGGCgccctggcagagcagtggtCCACCTGCTGTCCATGTCTGTCTGGACCTGGACTGCTCTTGTTGATGTCGCTGTGCACCCCGTGTGTGCCAGGTCCTCCAGTTCTGCAGGCCGTTGGCCGTGTTCCCAGCTTTCAGCCATTGTCTTTGCCAGGACTTCAGACACAAGGGACTGTGCTGTGTCCCGCAGTGCCGTGAAAGAGTCTGTGGGGCAGTGTGGGGCAGCCTGCCGACTCTCCTTCAAATCCTGGGGCGCTGCTGTTAGGAGAGGTGGTGTTCTGTGGCCTTTGCTCCTGGGACCTCTGCACAAGGGAGGAAGCTCTGCCTCCCTCATGGCTCCCTCGTTGCAGGCTATAGCCTTGCTAATGACACTGGAGACGAAGGCCTTTACTGGGTGTTCCATGTCCTcggcagaggctgcagggctgtttttggcaCGGTGCTGACTCTTCTTCCAATTCTGCGGCACTGCTGTGAGGAGTGGTGGTGTTATGCGGCCTTCGCTCCTGGGACGTCTGTCCAAAGGAGAAAGCCTTGCCTCGCTCATGGCTCCCTGGTTCCGGGCTACGGCGTTGCTAATGGCAGTGGAGACAAAGACCTTTACTGGGTCTTCCATTTCTtcggcaggggctgcagggctgcttttggGCGAGTGCTGactcttcttcttcccattttgGGGCACTGCTGTGGTGAGAGATGGTGTTCTGTAGCCTTTGGTCCCGGGACGTCTGCCTGAGGGAGAAAGCCTTGCTTTGCTGTTGGCTCCCTCGTTGCAGGCTAGAGCGTTTCTTATGACTGTGGAGACGAAGGACCGTACTGTGTACTCCATGTCCTCGTCAGGGGCCACAGGGCTGTGTGGGCCACGTTCCCggctctctgccctcactgcctTGTCCCTGTCACCAGAGATGCACGGAAGAGGTGGCAGAAGCTCTTGGTGGCTGTAGGCCTCTGTGCCCAACGCCTTTGCCCTTCCTCCAACTGAAGATGAAGAGGCTGTTGCTTGTAGAGGGGGCAGCTTGCAAGTGACCCTTTCAGATGACGatgtctgtgctgcaggcacttgcttggctgctgctgcctgagtCGCTGCCTGCCTTGGGAAAGGCGGCACGGCTGGCAGACGGATTCTCTCTTCCTGCCGCACCCCACTGTGTGGCAGTGTCTTCGTGACTTGCAGCTTCTCCATCTGCAAGAGAAACTGAGGAGAAAGGCCGGGTTACTTTGGTCATTTCTGCCATTCCCCTCCATGGCCCCCTAATGGTGCTCctgtgagctgccctgcagtgGCCCCATTCATGCCCTGGCAGGGGACCACGCACAGCGGGGCTCGGCTTGCCAGGGTAATGCCCTGCCTGTCTCCGCCTGAATTGCTGCCTGCTCGTCGgaggctgccagggctgccaaAGATGTTCTTCCGAACCCTCCTGGGGCTCCCGACTCCGTGTGGCAGCTGCCAGTGTGACGCACGCTCTCTGGGCACGACCGCACTGGCAGCCTGTCCGCATGGAGGGACGATGGAGGCAGCTCCTGGTTGCGGACAGCCAGGTTGAATTAGGCCACGCTGCTCTTTGTGCCTCTGGGCACAGAAATGCCAGGGCCACATGGGCTTTGGCTGTCCTGGGGGTCGGCTCTTCATGGAGAAACCCCAGGTTTGGGAATAACTGTGTCCGggctggaggtgttcagggccagCTGGCCAGCTTGCTCCAGCACCGTTCCCATCCTGGTGCTCTCCGTGCCGTCCCGTCACGCTGCTGTCCCTGTCTTGGTCCCTGAGCCTCACCTGGCGCTGCTCCTGTACGCTCTGCTGCCCTTCAGCGGGCTGGGAGTGATCCTTATTCTGCTGCTCCATGGTACGCTCCAGGTCCTCTGACCGAGAACTCCAACGGGCacccaggggagctgctgcctcctggcagagctgctctcctgagaGTGAGTGGGCAGCCCGGGGCTCGGGCCTTATAAGGGACACCGTTGCCATGGGTACCCCTCCGTGTCACAATGGCCTTTGGGTACGCCACCGCCCACGCATCACAAAGCCCCGGTGGTCGGCGGACACCCCAGGGACACCGTCTCACACGGCCCCAGCAAGGTCTGGATTGGCAGGCACCTCAGGCTCCTTCCAGCCAGTGCCCCCGGCTCAGCCCCAGGTCAGGATTTCTCAGGGGAGTCAGCTTAGCTCCCTAACTGCTCCCATCAGCTGCGCGTTACCTGCTCTGCCGGGAGATGCTCTGCTCGGTCATCTGGGTAAGCTTCCTGGCTCTTTGCCTGACTCCCCACACATCAGCAGAGACCGCGCTCGAGCTTGGACACCCATCAGGCAGCCCTGGCAGTGCAGTTTGAGCAGGAGCATTAGCAGGGAATCCTCCCGTGTCcgggcagccagagccctgtGGCTCTAGGCACTGTGAAGGACTCCCAGAGAAGGCGGGCACCAGGTAGCGGAGCCGGTGGAGCTGGCGGAGAGGTTGCTTGAGGCGGGCTCTGGCGGGGCTGCGAGAGGAAAGCCCTGGGCAGCCGCGGGAAGATTCCCTGCTCGTTGCTTTCAGAACAAGCCGTGGAGAAGCTTTCAGCGGCAGAGCCACAGCTGTGCCATGCTGGTGTTTAGCCCGCAGCTTCTCTGGCTGCTGAAGCAGGTCCTATGCTTCAGAGTTGTGGCTGAAACAGTGTTGGTAACACAACGGTGTCTttgctggaacaggttgcccagagaggggttgtggagtctccatccttggagatcttcagaagcagaATCCTCGGAATTGTGCGTAAAGGCAGTCctttggggagaaagaaaaggaattggaaaaacaacccaaaaactagcggaaaaaaaaaaaaaaaacagcaatggttAGGTATTGTCCAATTGTCTGGCCTGAAAAGCCATTAAAAGGAACTTCACTATTTTGGCCGCAATAcaggtctgatgaaaattccGGCTTTAagtttatatgtaaacaataagactCCTTTTTCGGAGGAGGaatcaagttatgctccctctaatcctaatattgcaccggagGCAGCAGTAGCTGCACCAGCAAAGaagtatatgtgtatgtgtttgagCCAAAGTATTGTTGTGAAGTGAGTGACTCCTCGAGCAACTCGGccagagacaaaacaaaatagtcTGGTTATTGTTCTAAGTGATATATCCTTGTAGCATGAATGAGAAGTTTAAG comes from Anser cygnoides isolate HZ-2024a breed goose chromosome 1, Taihu_goose_T2T_genome, whole genome shotgun sequence and encodes:
- the LOC136789629 gene encoding microtubule-associated protein futsch-like, whose protein sequence is MATVSLIRPEPRAAHSLSGEQLCQEAAAPLGARWSSRSEDLERTMEQQNKDHSQPAEGQQSVQEQRQFLLQMEKLQVTKTLPHSGVRQEERIRLPAVPPFPRQAATQAAAAKQVPAAQTSSSERVTCKLPPLQATASSSSVGGRAKALGTEAYSHQELLPPLPCISGDRDKAVRAESRERGPHSPVAPDEDMEYTVRSFVSTVIRNALACNEGANSKARLSPSGRRPGTKGYRTPSLTTAVPQNGKKKSQHSPKSSPAAPAEEMEDPVKVFVSTAISNAVARNQGAMSEARLSPLDRRPRSEGRITPPLLTAVPQNWKKSQHRAKNSPAASAEDMEHPVKAFVSSVISKAIACNEGAMREAELPPLCRGPRSKGHRTPPLLTAAPQDLKESRQAAPHCPTDSFTALRDTAQSLVSEVLAKTMAESWEHGQRPAELEDLAHTGCTATSTRAVQVQTDMDSRWTTALPGRHHQARSGKAAAGRAPAPASPDGAEKQGQQRQIHIKPRQGSGKDEKSQGRGRKESGPVGSDEEEEIVIFNSWINPRFPSLFQDPQAFPQEEGSSARSADREAAAQEAEPPTSASLGSLDTETSPACLAERHGTPLTATQPSESRPASCPSAPAFEDKGYRAPPQTRGEEIVIFNSWINPRFPSLFQDPQAFPQEEGSSASSVDREAAAEAAEPPTSASLGSLEPTDTAPSAARLAEGPGEERHSTPLTETLPAESRPASPPSAPALEDEGNRAPPLTCRVPESKPSACPTPIEHSTAVMVESQGRAQHASSACDEDLHETARIIVSAVLRHAVAMSQGATSKAPTAPSATGPSVPPPTAEPVDCTSSASALAGGAVGEATEAPLTAAAAPQEEVASPVTADLLREDITDLSPAAADEAGAAATPLAMVPGHQVAAEQGGQAQSSSCTKDMPADEPATSQAQALSQGLLAGPVQRSEQHQGLGILDLAQAPARQPRPSRLRRALRALRRAFCCSCIAGQRE